In Aneurinibacillus sp. REN35, a genomic segment contains:
- a CDS encoding sensor domain-containing diguanylate cyclase has product MSAKSEGYSSPYEGMLTRYAILLRQMKETKLTSAALDLAAEEIEGIPLPKKEKELHRTLLQQLSEINAKVEKLHWMSEHLKIVHDFQQASTQTFNKEKIYEQAFELVSRVMDTDAFFIALYREGDEYIRIPFAVDDGVRYEEEMRFGEGITSQVLKTRRTIHIYTEKESSEKTIMRWGNPAQDTNTLIFVPMILRDEVKGVITAQSYREFAYKQEHEELLEMIGTQIASAIETAELYDRVYELSIKDELTGLKNRRAFQIDLRNRLHAAKKQGQSLALLMIDSDRLKEANDTYGHHVGDMLLRRIAESMQQALGPEDEAYRYAGDEFIVLSFGADREAAVEKAMNMQKHLSLHPIIIDGQTLTASLSIGIDIYPDSASTEEELQQQADSALYFAKKQGRNTITVYQRPLF; this is encoded by the coding sequence GTGAGTGCAAAAAGTGAGGGATATTCCTCCCCCTATGAAGGGATGCTTACTCGATATGCTATATTGCTGCGTCAGATGAAAGAGACAAAGCTTACATCGGCTGCATTGGACCTTGCGGCCGAAGAAATAGAAGGAATACCGCTGCCGAAGAAGGAAAAAGAGCTTCATCGTACGCTGCTTCAGCAGCTTTCGGAAATAAATGCGAAAGTGGAAAAGCTGCATTGGATGTCTGAACATTTGAAAATTGTGCATGATTTCCAACAGGCGTCTACCCAGACATTTAATAAAGAAAAGATTTATGAACAGGCTTTTGAGCTTGTATCCCGTGTGATGGACACGGATGCCTTTTTTATTGCTTTATATCGAGAAGGCGATGAATACATCCGCATTCCGTTTGCTGTTGACGATGGTGTACGATATGAAGAAGAGATGCGCTTTGGCGAGGGGATTACCTCACAGGTATTGAAGACGAGACGTACTATACATATTTATACAGAAAAAGAATCGTCGGAAAAAACGATTATGCGCTGGGGCAACCCTGCGCAGGACACCAATACATTGATTTTTGTGCCGATGATTCTGCGCGATGAAGTCAAAGGTGTGATTACGGCACAGAGCTACCGGGAATTCGCCTATAAGCAGGAGCATGAAGAACTGTTAGAGATGATCGGTACCCAAATCGCCAGTGCGATAGAGACGGCCGAACTTTATGATCGTGTCTATGAGCTATCGATTAAAGATGAGTTAACAGGTCTGAAGAATCGTCGCGCCTTCCAAATTGATTTGCGCAATCGACTTCATGCTGCTAAGAAGCAGGGTCAGTCACTGGCACTGTTGATGATTGATTCCGACCGACTAAAAGAAGCTAATGATACGTATGGTCACCATGTCGGAGATATGCTGCTGCGTCGCATTGCAGAAAGTATGCAACAGGCGCTCGGACCAGAGGATGAAGCGTATCGGTATGCGGGAGATGAGTTTATTGTCCTCTCGTTCGGTGCAGATAGAGAGGCGGCGGTAGAGAAGGCTATGAATATGCAGAAACACCTGTCTCTTCATCCGATTATCATAGACGGACAGACTCTCACAGCCTCGCTTAGTATCGGAATCGATATATATCCTGACTCGGCATCTACTGAAGAGGAATTGCAGCAGCAAGCCGACTCTGCGCTTTACTTCGCAAAAAAGCAGGGAAGAAATACAATCACCGTATACCAGCGGCCGTTATTCTGA
- a CDS encoding MFS transporter — MTRTESSKYQFIILLMVVVIAGISQGLLLPLLAILLEKAGVSSDVNGLNAAALYIGTFLAMLIIEKPVQKLGYKRILVGGLVLVIVATLLFPLWQNLIFWFVLRFLVGIGDSALHYTSQLWITSNSPAERRGRNISIYGMSYAIGFSIGPLGIKLLPYGIWVPFVTVSVLFILAFFLLLTLPHAYPEQEAGGMAPAKKRYGTAVQLAWFALFPAFLYGYMEASMNSNFPVYGLRIGISESWIAILLPAIGIGSLILQFPLGMWSDRIGRKPVLMLSGFIGGLAFLAVPLLGNHVWGVLILLLLAGGVIGSFYSLGLAYIADLVPKAYLPAANIIASINFSIGSIIGPNLSGFGIQHISLGSAFYFLGGMFLLFTLMGLFFQRKESEKKASLIHFTN, encoded by the coding sequence ATGACGCGAACCGAATCGTCGAAGTATCAATTTATCATCCTGCTTATGGTTGTAGTCATTGCCGGCATAAGCCAGGGACTGCTGCTTCCGCTGCTTGCCATTCTTTTGGAGAAAGCTGGTGTATCCTCAGACGTCAACGGGCTGAATGCTGCCGCTTTATATATTGGAACGTTCTTGGCCATGCTGATTATTGAAAAACCGGTACAAAAGCTGGGCTACAAACGAATCCTTGTGGGGGGCCTTGTGCTCGTGATTGTAGCAACGCTTTTGTTCCCGTTGTGGCAGAATTTAATTTTCTGGTTTGTGCTTCGCTTTCTGGTTGGTATTGGTGATAGCGCTCTTCATTACACCTCTCAGCTATGGATTACATCCAATAGTCCAGCCGAGAGAAGGGGACGCAATATTTCAATCTATGGTATGTCATATGCGATTGGCTTCAGTATTGGGCCGCTAGGCATTAAGCTGCTTCCATACGGCATATGGGTACCTTTTGTTACGGTCAGTGTGTTGTTTATCCTCGCATTCTTTCTGCTGCTTACGCTGCCGCATGCTTATCCGGAACAAGAAGCAGGTGGGATGGCACCAGCAAAAAAACGCTACGGTACGGCTGTGCAACTTGCCTGGTTTGCCCTTTTTCCTGCCTTTCTGTATGGATACATGGAAGCGTCAATGAATAGCAACTTTCCCGTATACGGGCTGAGGATCGGCATAAGCGAGAGCTGGATAGCGATATTGCTGCCTGCAATCGGGATCGGCAGTTTAATTCTACAGTTTCCGCTCGGGATGTGGAGTGACCGTATTGGACGCAAGCCGGTGCTAATGCTGTCCGGATTCATCGGGGGGCTGGCATTCCTGGCTGTTCCGCTGCTGGGGAACCATGTGTGGGGAGTTCTTATCCTGCTTCTTTTGGCAGGCGGGGTTATCGGCTCGTTCTATTCACTCGGTCTTGCGTATATAGCCGACCTCGTGCCAAAGGCATATCTTCCGGCAGCGAACATTATCGCTTCTATTAACTTTAGTATAGGGAGTATTATCGGTCCGAATTTGAGCGGCTTTGGCATTCAACACATTTCTTTGGGAAGTGCCTTCTATTTTCTTGGTGGTATGTTCCTGTTATTTACTCTAATGGGACTTTTCTTTCAAAGGAAAGAATCGGAGAAGAAAGCGTCACTAATTCATTTTACAAATTAG
- a CDS encoding DUF2797 domain-containing protein, producing MKHSGFIQGFVHRHEEPVQYRLKLDEEAIPVNDWIGDTVRIASLGRMECIHCGRNIKKTYNSGYCYPCFTKLPENDLCIVKPHECHYHLGTCRDPEWGEAHCMIPHYVYLALSSGVKVGLTRKNNEKKRWVDQGAIRAIPIAEVPTRRMAGELEVYLTQYVADKTDWRKMLKGDVELIDLLALREEIYEYFPDTYKPYILKEDEWVEFAYPILEKIEKVKAYNLDKQPVIEDRLIGIKGQYLIFENGVLNVRKYCGYQVEISD from the coding sequence GTGAAGCATTCCGGATTCATTCAGGGATTCGTCCACCGGCACGAAGAACCTGTACAATATAGACTAAAGCTTGATGAAGAGGCGATACCGGTAAATGATTGGATAGGCGATACCGTCCGCATTGCCTCGCTTGGGCGTATGGAGTGTATCCACTGTGGGCGCAACATCAAGAAAACATATAACAGCGGATATTGTTATCCTTGCTTTACCAAGCTTCCGGAAAATGATTTGTGCATTGTGAAGCCGCATGAATGCCATTATCATCTCGGCACATGCCGCGACCCCGAATGGGGAGAAGCCCATTGCATGATTCCGCACTATGTATACCTTGCGCTTAGCAGCGGTGTAAAAGTAGGGCTCACTCGCAAGAATAATGAGAAGAAGCGATGGGTGGATCAGGGTGCGATTCGCGCCATTCCAATCGCCGAAGTACCGACACGCAGGATGGCAGGAGAGCTTGAGGTATATTTAACACAATATGTAGCGGATAAAACGGACTGGCGTAAAATGCTAAAAGGCGATGTTGAGTTGATCGACCTGCTTGCATTACGTGAAGAGATTTACGAATATTTTCCTGATACGTATAAGCCGTATATTCTGAAGGAAGATGAGTGGGTGGAGTTTGCCTATCCGATTCTTGAGAAGATTGAGAAGGTGAAAGCCTACAATTTGGACAAGCAGCCGGTTATTGAAGATCGCTTAATCGGGATTAAAGGTCAGTACTTAATTTTTGAGAATGGTGTGCTCAATGTCCGTAAGTACTGCGGTTATCAGGTAGAAATCAGTGATTGA
- a CDS encoding GerAB/ArcD/ProY family transporter, which translates to MYEKGRISAGQLFILMLMYLTATSSNTNYDFIYGGQDGAIANLIAIPLGIFTMYLLFQLQRRHPEKTLFEYAEAILGTWLGKLITLLYILFTLEVAVVFARGFGEFIVSVLTPELSPNVYVMGMVLVAAYAVYRGLEAFARFAQVAFPFYFILLVFINFLLVGKFQLEQILPLWDRPAGEILFTSYLQYVFPIGEVVFFIGIIPYVKRGKNTAKWAYSAIAVSGLYLAYRVLVSIGVLGLGAAQSSNYPYIAAMRFVKIGEFVERIDILFLGIYIMIILLEFIVIFYTLSHGVAHLTGVKSVSPLVIPLCFLIVGLSGGVIQASLDFNLYITHIRTITSPIFVLIIPLLLLLVSRIRFGRMKKEAAEEQMNGIVDEKASN; encoded by the coding sequence ATGTATGAGAAGGGAAGAATCTCAGCCGGACAGCTTTTTATTCTGATGCTGATGTATCTTACCGCGACCTCAAGCAATACGAATTATGATTTTATCTATGGTGGACAAGATGGGGCGATCGCCAATTTAATCGCCATCCCGCTTGGGATTTTTACGATGTATCTACTTTTTCAGTTGCAGAGGCGTCATCCGGAAAAGACATTGTTCGAGTATGCCGAGGCTATTCTTGGTACATGGCTAGGCAAGCTAATCACTTTGTTATATATTTTGTTCACGCTTGAGGTGGCCGTTGTTTTTGCCAGAGGCTTTGGTGAATTTATCGTATCTGTACTAACACCTGAGTTATCACCAAACGTATACGTTATGGGGATGGTATTGGTAGCTGCGTACGCCGTATACAGGGGGTTGGAAGCATTTGCGAGGTTTGCGCAGGTTGCGTTTCCTTTTTATTTCATCCTCCTTGTTTTCATTAACTTTCTGCTTGTAGGAAAATTTCAGCTTGAACAGATTCTGCCGCTTTGGGATCGACCCGCTGGAGAGATTTTGTTTACTTCGTATTTGCAATATGTATTTCCGATTGGAGAAGTGGTTTTTTTCATCGGTATTATTCCATATGTAAAGCGGGGAAAGAATACGGCAAAATGGGCTTACAGTGCAATCGCTGTAAGCGGCCTGTACTTGGCTTATCGTGTACTGGTATCCATTGGTGTTCTGGGCCTTGGAGCGGCTCAAAGCTCCAATTATCCCTATATAGCGGCTATGCGTTTCGTAAAAATCGGAGAGTTTGTGGAACGGATTGATATTTTGTTCTTAGGTATCTACATTATGATTATCTTGCTTGAGTTCATCGTTATTTTCTATACGTTGTCACATGGAGTAGCGCATTTGACTGGAGTCAAAAGCGTAAGTCCACTGGTGATTCCGCTCTGCTTTCTTATTGTAGGATTATCTGGAGGGGTGATACAAGCATCGCTTGATTTTAACCTCTACATTACTCATATCCGAACGATTACTTCTCCTATCTTTGTCCTTATTATTCCGCTGCTTCTCCTGCTGGTTAGCCGCATCCGGTTCGGCAGGATGAAGAAAGAAGCGGCTGAAGAACAAATGAACGGAATTGTGGATGAAAAGGCGTCGAATTAA
- a CDS encoding amino acid ABC transporter ATP-binding protein: MMIEVKDLHKYYGSLEVLKGIDCLIKEKEVVSVIGPSGSGKSTFLRCLNGLEELTSGQIIINGHDLSDSKVNINQVRTEVGMVFQRFNLFPHKTVVENVMLAPMKVLKENSSQAREKALRLLEKVGLRDKADVYPEKLSGGQMQRVAIARALAMNPKIMLFDEPTSALDPELVGEVLAVMKGLAQEGMTMVVVTHEMGFARDVCDRVIFMDQGVIMEEGKPEEVFTNPKNERTREFLRKVIDIPEEVHE, translated from the coding sequence GTGATGATTGAGGTTAAAGATCTGCATAAATATTATGGTTCATTGGAAGTGTTGAAGGGCATTGATTGTCTCATCAAAGAAAAAGAGGTTGTCAGTGTCATCGGGCCTTCGGGTTCGGGGAAAAGTACGTTCCTGCGCTGCCTGAACGGACTTGAGGAATTAACAAGCGGCCAGATTATCATCAATGGACACGATCTGTCTGATTCCAAGGTGAATATTAATCAGGTTCGCACGGAAGTAGGCATGGTGTTTCAGCGTTTTAATTTGTTCCCGCACAAGACCGTTGTAGAAAATGTAATGCTGGCTCCGATGAAAGTGTTGAAAGAGAACTCGTCTCAGGCGCGGGAGAAAGCATTGCGTCTTCTTGAAAAGGTAGGCCTGCGCGATAAGGCTGATGTATACCCGGAGAAGCTCTCAGGTGGTCAGATGCAGCGTGTAGCCATTGCGCGTGCGCTTGCCATGAATCCGAAAATTATGTTGTTTGATGAGCCGACATCGGCGCTTGACCCTGAATTGGTCGGCGAAGTGCTTGCTGTTATGAAGGGGCTGGCACAGGAAGGGATGACGATGGTTGTTGTTACCCATGAGATGGGATTTGCCCGCGATGTATGCGATCGGGTTATTTTTATGGATCAGGGCGTAATTATGGAAGAAGGAAAGCCGGAAGAAGTATTTACAAATCCGAAGAATGAGCGGACACGCGAATTTTTGCGTAAAGTTATCGACATTCCGGAGGAAGTACACGAGTGA